From Nicotiana tabacum cultivar K326 chromosome 15, ASM71507v2, whole genome shotgun sequence, the proteins below share one genomic window:
- the LOC142169580 gene encoding uncharacterized protein LOC142169580 encodes MFTWLYDDMPRLSTNIVSNRLPTDPVKPPVKQEPRKFKPDLSLRIKQEVTKQIEANVVRVTNYPTWLANIIPVPKKDGKIRICVNYRDHNKARPKYYFPLPNIHILIDNCAKNELQSFMDCFAGFHQILMHEEDAEKIAFTTPWGVYWVEMFFDGAANFKGVGIGAVLIIELGQHYPTSAKIRFPYTNNMAEYEACILMIRMEVDINIKELLVVGDTDMLIHQVQGEWTTKNVKILLYLHCHPDKYYIGPIEIEIRDQHAYYFHVNEEPNGKPRYYDIKRLLETREYPKNAANSQKRALRRLVNHFFLNGEFLYRRTPNLGLLRCVDVAEATRLLEEIHVGMCGPHINGFTLAKKILRAGYFWMTMESDSVLYVQKCHQSQIHGDFIQVPLNELNVMGSPCPFAAWCMDVIKPIRPVASNGHCVILVEIDYITKWVEVST; translated from the exons ATGTTCACATGGTTGTATGATGACATGCCTAGGTTAAGCACTAACATCGTTTCGAATCGATTGCCTACTGATCCTGTTAAACCACCAGTCAAACAAGAACctagaaagttcaaaccagacttGAGTTTGAGGATAAAACaagaagtaaccaagcaaatAGAGGCGAACGTAGTAAGGGTCACCAATTATCCCACATGGTTGGCAAATATCATCccggtaccgaagaaggatgggaagattAGGATATGTGTGAATTATCGAGATCATAACAAGGCTAGACCGAAGTACTATTTCCCTTTACCAAATATTCATATCCTCATCGATAACTGCGCAAAGAATGAGCTGCAGTCATTCATGGATTGTTTCGCCGGGTTCCATCAGATCCTGATGcacgaagaagatgcagaaaaaatAGCATTCACTACACCTTGGGGAGTTTACTG GGTGgagatgttcttcgacggagcggcaaatttcaaaggagtaggaatTGGGGCAGTCCTAATTATAGAATTAGGACAGCATTACCCTACATCAGCCAAGATAAGGTTCCCttacaccaataatatggccgagtacgaagcatgcatcctCATGATTAGGATGGAGGTTGACATAAACATCAAGGAGCTTTTGGTTGTTGGGGATACTGATATGTTgatacatcaagttcaaggagaatggactACCAAAAATGTCAAGATTCTTCTATACCTGCATTGT CATCCAGATAAGTATTACATTGGCCCTATCGAGATAGAAATCAGGGATCAACATGCATACTATTTTCATGTAAACGAAGAGCCAAATGGTAAGCCGCGGTACTACGACATAAAAAGACTCCTTGAAACAAGAGAGTATCCAAAGAATGCTGCTAATAGTCAGAAGCGAGCACTCAGAAGGCTGGTGAATCACTTTTTCCTCAACGGGGAATTCCTATATAGGAGGACCCCAAacttgggattgttaagatgtgtAGATGTTGCTGAAGCAACCAGATTGTTAGAAGAAATACATGTAGGAATGTGCGGACCCCACATAAATGGTTTCACCTTAGCTAAGAAGATTTTAAGagctggatacttttggatgaccatggaaagcgATAGTGTCCTCTATGTACAGAAATGTCACCAGAGCCAGATCCACGGGGATTTCATCCAGGTTCCACTTAATGAGCTAAATGTAATGGGTTCGCCTTGCCCGTTTGCCGCTTGGTGCATGGATGTAATCAAGCCTATAAGGCCCGTTGCATCAAATGGACACTGTGTTATCTTGGTAGAAATTGATTACatcaccaagtgggtggaagtTTCTACATAA